GTCGGTCACGGCGAGACCTTTCCTCAGGAACAGGATAAAGCGGGGGCGGCGCCGCTTTACCCCGGCGCGCCGGCAGGTTCTACACGGAATCTGGAAGAAAGGACCCCCATGGACGCGGTTACGGCTGCAAAGGCGCGGATCGATCGAGCGCTGGCCGATCTGGAACGCAAGGTGTTGGAGCTGAAGGCGAGGCCCGCCTCGGCCCCGCCCATCCCTGACGACGACCTGTTCGCGCCGCGTCCTTCGAACGCGGCCGACGTGGCGCGCATCGCCGAGCTTGAAGACGTCGGCCAGGAAACCGCTCAGGCCCTGGCCCGTGCGGCCGACGCCGTGCGCGAGGTGCTGGCGCAGCAGGTCGGGCAAGAGGAGACGAACTGATGGCGACAGTGACGGTAGAGGTCTATGGCCGACCCTATGCTGTGGGATGCGCCGACGGTCAGGAGGCGCGGGTGCGCGATCTGGCGGCCCAGTTCAATGATCGGGTGCAGGGCGTGGCTGATCAGGTGGGGCAGGTCGGCGACGTTCGCCTGTTCCTGATGGCCGCCCTGATGCTGTCGGACGAGCTTGCAGAGGCGAAGCGTCAGGCGGCGGTTCAGAACTCGGGCCGGGCCAAGGCGGCGGCTGCGGCTGTTGCGGCGCCCGCTGCGAACAGTGAAGGCGTGGCCGAGGCGTTGAACGCCGTGGCCGCAAAGATCG
Above is a window of Brevundimonas naejangsanensis DNA encoding:
- a CDS encoding cell division protein ZapA gives rise to the protein MATVTVEVYGRPYAVGCADGQEARVRDLAAQFNDRVQGVADQVGQVGDVRLFLMAALMLSDELAEAKRQAAVQNSGRAKAAAAAVAAPAANSEGVAEALNAVAAKIEKIVQTI